TTACTTCTTCGTGGGGGCGGCCCCAATGGGTGCGGGAGACTTCCTCCCACACGGTCCGGATCTTCATTGCCTGCTCGACTAGGCTTAGAAGATCTGCTTCCGGTGAAGATTTCTCCATCTCGCTCTCCCTTCAAACAGCTGTTCTGGTCTCTCGGGTGTCCTCTCAGCGGGGCGTGCCGATCGGTGGTTGCGAGCCGGAGTGTAGTGGCGTCCGGGATGCGGCAGAAGTGGTTCTGTTCAGGTTCCTCAAGGCGTGTGTTTCATTTTATTGATCGGATAGACTCTGGAATCGGAGCGCACCTCTCCAGGATGCTCGGGAGAAGGTGTAGATCCGCCGAATGGGCTTTGTCGGTGCTCGGCGAGGCCGCGCAGCGAGTGTCAGTCCAACCGGGGCTCTTATTGTCCGTCTACGTGACGGCTTCCTACGCTCCGATCGACCGTATGGCATCCAGGAGAAGGCAGGCGCAATGTCGACCACGCACCGCGCCGATCAGCGGGGGGCCGCCCAGCGGGAAGCCATTGACGCGGTCCTGCGTGCGCTCGAGTTGCCTGCCGGCTCGCTGGTGCCCGAACGAGGGCTTCGCACGCAGGTGATCATGGCGACCGGGTCCGGGAAGACCCGGGTGGCGGTCCGCAGCGCGGAGGAGCTCCATGCGGGCCGTGTGTTGGTGCTCGTGCCTTCGCTGGACCTGCTCGCCCAGACCGAGACCGCGTGGCGTGAGGGAGGCCGGCGGGGGCCGGTGATCGGGGTGTCCTCGCTCCGTGGTGAGGAGGCGTCCTTCCCCCACACCACGGACGTGGACGAGGTGGTGGAGTGGACGAGGGGTCTGGAGAAGGTGACCGTGTACGCCACGTACGCCAGCCTCGGACTCGGCACGCTGGAGCGGGCGCACGCCGCGGGCCTGGCGGCCTGGGACCTGATCGTCGTGGACGAAGCCCACCGCGTTTCGGGCCGGATCGGGAAGCCGTGGGCGGTCGTCCACGACAATCAGAAGATTCCCTCCCTGCGCCGTCTCTACATGACCGCCACGCCCCGGTTGTGGCAGCTCGGGGACGAGGACGAGACCGGCGCGCCGGGCGAGCTGGTCGCGAGCATGGACGATAATCCGGACGGGCCGTTCGGTGGCCGGTGCTTCACGCTGACGCTCTCGGAGGCCATCGACCGGGGTATCTGTGCCCCCTACCAGGTCGTATGCGTGGACGTCACTGACACCGCGCTCCAGGCTGTGCAGCTCCTGGGCGCGGAGGGCCGGTCGGTAGAGGTGCGCGGGGCGCGGCTCGCCGCTCTGCAGACCGCCCTGGTGAAGGCGTCGGCACAGGAAGGGTTCTGCCGCACGCTGGTCTTCCACCACCTGGTGAAGGAGGCCGAAGCGTTCGCGGCCGGCCTCCCCCAAATCGCCGCGCAGCTGCACGCATCCGACCCCGAGCTGTACCCGGCCACGATCTGGGCCAACTGGCTGTGCGGGGATCACAAGCCGCTCCACCGCCGCCGGCTTCTTGGAGAGTTCGCCGCCGGGATCGCTACGGACGGCACCGTGGTGGAGAAGTGCTTCCTGTGCTCGGTGAAGGTGCTGGGCGAGGGTGTCGACACCAAGCACTGTGACTCCGTGTATTGGGCGGATGTGCGCGGGTCTATGCCCGACCTGGTCCAGGCGGTGGGGCGGGCGCTGCGGATGCAGCCGGGCGAGGGCAAGGTGGCTTCGCTCGTGGTGCCGGTGCTGCTCGGACCGGGCGAGAGCGCGGACAGCATGCTCACCAGCCGGGCGTTCGGCGGGCTGGCCAAGCTGCTGGAGGCGCTGCGGGCGCACGATGCCCGGATCGTGGAGACCCTCGCGGAGCAGCAGGCACCAAGTGCCTACAAGCCTGCGGTGCA
The sequence above is drawn from the Streptomyces sp. NBC_01465 genome and encodes:
- a CDS encoding DEAD/DEAH box helicase, producing MSTTHRADQRGAAQREAIDAVLRALELPAGSLVPERGLRTQVIMATGSGKTRVAVRSAEELHAGRVLVLVPSLDLLAQTETAWREGGRRGPVIGVSSLRGEEASFPHTTDVDEVVEWTRGLEKVTVYATYASLGLGTLERAHAAGLAAWDLIVVDEAHRVSGRIGKPWAVVHDNQKIPSLRRLYMTATPRLWQLGDEDETGAPGELVASMDDNPDGPFGGRCFTLTLSEAIDRGICAPYQVVCVDVTDTALQAVQLLGAEGRSVEVRGARLAALQTALVKASAQEGFCRTLVFHHLVKEAEAFAAGLPQIAAQLHASDPELYPATIWANWLCGDHKPLHRRRLLGEFAAGIATDGTVVEKCFLCSVKVLGEGVDTKHCDSVYWADVRGSMPDLVQAVGRALRMQPGEGKVASLVVPVLLGPGESADSMLTSRAFGGLAKLLEALRAHDARIVETLAEQQAPSAYKPAVQDERGMSRAGSGEGSDGVSAPAKALLKFSTPRDPAALAAFINLRVLNPEHEHWRRGVEAAVIYARERGDLKVPFTFRVPAVDDQEAKGEGWPASLAGFPLGQWTADARRSYARGDMDQDRVAQLEKLGMIWSHFDVAWQEGLAAARGWAAENGHLLAPLGATFQGAAVGIWLKNARAAARKAQDNERRRAQGLPVQSSAGALSETRREQLEDIDASWCPSWPVAWQRCFHLVRLHLNAGQALPIAAGEVLRQGEDLGRWVTSVRDKWDQLTSVQQWMCEHVLGIEPAPEEEKPKRPRTQADKWTAHLGAARQFFEREGHLKVPRKHVETVLSEDGREDQYRLGAWVSNQRSRAAALTSERMGQLSEVGMRWS